One genomic window of Pseudomonadales bacterium includes the following:
- a CDS encoding DUF1456 family protein, producing the protein MTNNDCLRKIRYIFDYSDKQMIDIFSQADLAVTRQQISSWLKRDDDPDYHSCSDTTLATFLNGLINLKRGRRDGEQPKPEKHINNNIVFMKLKIALNLKAEDILALLELAGLSISKHELSAFFRKAGHKHYRQCKDQILRNFLYGLQLQNRGDSEAFEDENEAADKRQTSINPSIWKQS; encoded by the coding sequence ATGACAAATAACGACTGCCTTCGCAAAATACGCTACATATTTGATTATAGCGACAAGCAAATGATCGACATTTTTAGCCAAGCCGATCTGGCAGTAACACGCCAACAAATTAGCAGCTGGTTAAAAAGAGACGACGACCCGGATTACCATTCGTGCAGCGACACCACCCTTGCAACCTTTTTAAACGGTTTAATCAACCTCAAGCGTGGCAGACGAGATGGCGAGCAACCCAAGCCTGAAAAACACATTAACAACAACATTGTTTTTATGAAGCTAAAAATTGCCCTTAACCTTAAGGCCGAAGACATATTAGCCCTGCTAGAGCTCGCAGGCCTATCCATTAGCAAACACGAACTAAGTGCCTTTTTTCGCAAAGCCGGCCACAAACACTACCGCCAATGTAAAGACCAAATATTGCGCAATTTTCTATACGGCCTGCAACTTCAGAACCGAGGAGACAGTGAGGCTTTTGAAGATGAGAATGAGGCCGCAGACAAGAGGCAAACTTCAATTAACCCGTCAATATGGAAGCAAAGCTAA